The following coding sequences are from one Pseudonocardia sp. EC080619-01 window:
- a CDS encoding tyrosine-type recombinase/integrase — MTRARAGRRRQRGTIDELPSGALRVRVYGGQDPVSGKRNTLVEIVEPGARQEARAEAARTRLLNSVDEQRSPRTSATLDQLLDRYLETLDVGATTHRAYTRYLELHVRPFLGKTKAGAVGAEALDSLYAELRRCRDHCDRAGRGVDHRTRREHECDDRCHPHRCRSLAPATIRHIHFVLNGAYSRGVRWRWVSVNPVEFVSPPAKPPPDPQPPSAADAARILNEAWREPDWGALVWLFMTTGARRGELCALRWSNVDLESGTVTIRRAIAQDGRVLQDKDTKTHQQRRLALDAETTEVLRDHRERCDKRARAIGDALRPEAYVFSLAPDGETSLVPGSVTQRYSRMAARLGLDTHLHNLRHYSATELIAAGVDVRTVAGRLGHSGGGVTTLRVYAAWVSEADQRAASGLGSRMPERPVPLDSELERVRRDPRSPRERLAVELLERIESGEVPVGGRLPGIKALGAEKGVAPSTVHRAFVLLREWGVLVGGPGERPTVALTGAPKSSVDPELSEPSAQEPAASEYYFSVAVRGPDGRRYPARVVTGSLNDPGTFRAHLLGIARIEDPENTDDGESWVGRYEIEVVPLASHDDQPIVFRW, encoded by the coding sequence ATGACACGGGCGAGGGCCGGTCGCCGGAGGCAGCGCGGGACCATCGATGAGCTGCCCAGCGGGGCACTGCGCGTGCGCGTCTACGGCGGGCAGGACCCGGTGTCGGGGAAGCGAAACACCCTGGTCGAGATCGTCGAGCCCGGGGCGCGCCAGGAGGCTCGCGCGGAGGCCGCGCGGACCCGGCTCCTCAACTCGGTCGACGAGCAACGCAGCCCGCGTACGAGCGCGACGCTGGACCAGCTGCTCGACCGGTACCTGGAGACGCTGGACGTCGGCGCGACCACCCACCGTGCCTACACCCGGTATCTGGAGCTGCACGTCCGACCGTTTCTGGGGAAGACCAAGGCCGGCGCTGTGGGCGCCGAGGCGCTGGACTCGCTCTACGCGGAGCTTCGGCGGTGCCGCGACCACTGCGACCGCGCCGGCCGGGGCGTCGACCACCGGACGCGGCGCGAGCACGAGTGCGACGACCGGTGCCACCCGCACCGCTGCCGGTCGCTGGCGCCAGCGACGATCCGGCACATCCACTTCGTGCTGAACGGCGCCTACTCGCGCGGCGTGCGCTGGCGGTGGGTGTCGGTCAACCCGGTCGAGTTCGTCTCGCCGCCGGCGAAGCCGCCGCCGGACCCGCAGCCCCCGTCGGCCGCCGACGCGGCACGGATCCTGAACGAGGCGTGGCGGGAGCCGGACTGGGGTGCGCTGGTCTGGCTGTTCATGACTACCGGCGCGCGCCGCGGCGAGCTGTGTGCGCTGCGGTGGTCGAACGTCGACCTCGAGTCGGGGACGGTGACGATCCGGCGGGCAATCGCCCAGGACGGTCGGGTGCTGCAGGACAAGGACACCAAGACCCACCAGCAGCGGCGCCTGGCGCTCGACGCGGAGACCACCGAGGTGCTGCGCGACCACCGCGAGCGGTGCGACAAACGGGCGCGAGCGATCGGGGATGCGCTGCGGCCGGAGGCGTACGTGTTCTCGCTGGCGCCGGACGGGGAGACGAGCCTCGTGCCGGGATCGGTGACGCAGCGGTATTCGAGGATGGCGGCGCGGCTCGGACTGGACACGCATCTGCACAACCTGCGGCACTACTCCGCGACCGAGCTGATCGCGGCCGGGGTGGATGTGCGGACGGTGGCGGGGCGGCTCGGACACTCCGGGGGAGGAGTGACGACGTTGCGGGTGTATGCGGCGTGGGTGTCGGAGGCGGACCAGCGGGCGGCGAGTGGGCTCGGATCCCGGATGCCGGAGCGGCCGGTGCCGCTGGATTCGGAGTTGGAGCGGGTGCGGCGGGATCCACGATCGCCGCGGGAGCGGCTGGCGGTCGAGCTGCTGGAGCGGATCGAGTCCGGTGAGGTGCCGGTCGGAGGGCGGCTGCCGGGAATCAAGGCGTTGGGTGCCGAAAAGGGCGTCGCGCCGAGCACGGTGCATCGGGCGTTCGTGCTGCTGCGCGAGTGGGGGGTGCTCGTCGGCGGGCCGGGGGAGCGTCCGACCGTCGCGCTCACGGGTGCGCCGAAATCTTCGGTGGATCCCGAACTGAGCGAGCCGTCCGCCCAGGAGCCCGCTGCGTCGGAGTACTACTTCTCGGTGGCCGTTCGTGGACCCGACGGCCGTCGGTATCCGGCCCGAGTCGTGACGGGAAGCCTCAACGACCCCGGTACCTTCCGTGCCCACTTGCTCGGCATCGCGCGGATCGAGGACCCCGAGAACACCGACGACGGAGAGTCTTGGGTCGGTCGGTACGAGATCGAGGTCGTGCCGCTCGCGTCTCATGACGATCAGCCCATAGTCTTTCGTTGGTAG
- a CDS encoding NUDIX hydrolase, translating to MTTTAEAPGLPWKRWPYPWGGEDCGYGMSMTCSNSDPRDAWVVHGERAIYESDWVTVGLADISQPSGDRFEHHTVSLPPAAMTVVLDDAGRNVMLSWRHRFVPDIWNWELPGGLLDEAEAPAKTAAREVEEETGYRPRSVEHLVTFEPMVGTVRSAHHVFLARGAELVADPTELNEGKFQWLPLADVPGLIATGKIVNSGSLVGLLHVLALSGPTAPSRAE from the coding sequence ATGACGACCACGGCGGAGGCCCCGGGGTTGCCGTGGAAGCGCTGGCCGTATCCCTGGGGAGGTGAGGATTGCGGCTACGGTATGAGTATGACGTGCTCGAACAGCGATCCGCGGGATGCATGGGTCGTGCACGGCGAGCGCGCGATCTACGAGAGCGACTGGGTAACAGTGGGGCTCGCGGACATCTCGCAGCCGTCTGGCGATCGTTTCGAACACCACACAGTCAGCCTCCCCCCGGCCGCTATGACCGTCGTTCTCGACGACGCCGGGCGCAACGTCATGCTGTCCTGGCGCCACCGCTTCGTGCCGGACATCTGGAACTGGGAGCTTCCCGGGGGACTCCTAGACGAGGCTGAGGCACCCGCCAAGACGGCTGCCCGTGAGGTCGAGGAGGAGACCGGCTACCGGCCGCGGTCCGTCGAGCATCTCGTGACTTTCGAGCCGATGGTCGGCACTGTCCGCAGCGCACATCACGTGTTCCTCGCCCGAGGCGCCGAGCTGGTCGCGGACCCGACCGAGCTGAACGAGGGCAAGTTCCAGTGGCTTCCGCTCGCTGACGTCCCGGGGCTCATCGCGACCGGGAAGATCGTCAACTCCGGATCGCTGGTCGGGCTCCTACACGTTCTCGCGTTGTCCGGCCCGACGGCTCCGTCACGCGCCGAGTAG
- the aceE gene encoding pyruvate dehydrogenase (acetyl-transferring), homodimeric type yields MTAQSSRAGDEPRRVNVIRGGLAAHLPDIDPEETAEWLESFDAVLDNAGQQRARYLMLTMLQRAREKHVGVPSLTTTDYVNTIPTDQEPWFPGDEDVERTYRRWLRWNAAMTVHRAQRPGIGVGGHISSYASSATLYEVGFNHFFRGKDHAGGGDQIYIQGHASPGIYARAFLEGRLSEDRLDGFRQELSHAGPGGGLPSYPHPRLMPDFWEFPTVSMGIGPMNAIMQARFNRYLGDRGFSNTDDQHVWAFLGDGEMDEPESRGMIHVAANEALDNLTFVVNCNLQRLDGPVRGNGKIIQELESFFRGAGWNVIKVIWGREWDSLLHADRDGALINLMNTTPDGDYQTYKANDGAYVRDHFFGRDPRTKSLVEPMSDAEIWKLKRGGHDYRKVHAAYAAATAHHGQPTVILAKTIKGYGLGTHFAGRNATHQMKKLTLDDLKQFRDEQRIPISDKQLEADPYLPPYYHPGENDDAIRYLRDRRRQLGGPLPSRRTTSKALVLPGDKVYDIAKKGSGKQEVATTMAFVRLLRELIKDKEIGGRFVPIIPDEARTFGMDSMFPSQKIYNPNGQNYTSVDADLMLAYKESEQGQILHEGINEAGSVGSFTAAGTSYATHGEPMIPVYIFYSMFGFQRTGDSIWAASDQMARGFLVGATAGRTTLTGEGLQHNDGHSLLLAATNPAIVAYDPAYSYEVAHIMKDGLRRMVGEDAENVIYYLTVYNEPYVHPKEPEGVDAEGILRGLHRVEQAPEGNGPVVRLLASGVSVPWALRARDMLADEWDVRAEVWSVTSWGELRRDGVEAEHQNLLKPGDTPVVPYVTNKLGEGEHGEAPVVAVSDWMRAVPDQIRQWSPAPFLSLGTDGFGLSDTRPAVRRHFAVDAESIVVGALSALAGQGQIKSETAAEAAAGYKIDDPRAAGPQTSDSGVA; encoded by the coding sequence TTGACCGCGCAGAGCAGCAGGGCGGGCGACGAGCCACGCCGCGTCAACGTCATCCGGGGCGGGCTTGCGGCCCACCTGCCGGACATCGATCCGGAGGAGACGGCCGAGTGGCTCGAGTCCTTCGACGCGGTCCTGGACAACGCCGGGCAGCAGCGTGCCCGCTACCTGATGCTGACGATGCTGCAGCGTGCGCGCGAGAAGCACGTCGGCGTCCCGTCGCTCACCACCACCGACTACGTCAACACGATCCCGACCGACCAGGAGCCCTGGTTCCCGGGTGATGAGGACGTCGAGCGGACCTACCGGCGCTGGCTGCGCTGGAACGCGGCGATGACCGTGCACCGCGCGCAGCGGCCGGGCATCGGCGTCGGCGGGCACATCTCTTCGTACGCGTCGTCCGCGACGCTCTACGAGGTCGGCTTCAACCACTTCTTCCGCGGCAAGGACCACGCCGGCGGCGGGGACCAGATCTACATCCAGGGGCACGCCTCCCCCGGCATCTACGCGCGCGCGTTCCTGGAGGGCCGCCTCTCCGAGGACCGCCTCGACGGGTTCCGCCAGGAGCTGAGCCACGCGGGCCCGGGCGGCGGGCTGCCGTCGTACCCGCACCCGCGGCTGATGCCGGACTTCTGGGAGTTCCCCACGGTCTCGATGGGCATCGGCCCGATGAACGCGATCATGCAGGCCCGGTTCAACCGGTACCTCGGCGACCGCGGCTTCTCGAACACCGACGACCAGCACGTGTGGGCCTTCCTCGGCGACGGCGAGATGGACGAGCCGGAGTCGCGCGGCATGATCCACGTCGCGGCGAACGAGGCCCTCGACAACCTGACCTTCGTCGTCAACTGCAACCTGCAGCGCCTCGACGGCCCGGTCCGCGGCAACGGCAAGATCATCCAGGAGCTGGAGTCGTTCTTCCGCGGCGCCGGCTGGAACGTCATCAAGGTCATCTGGGGCCGCGAGTGGGACTCGCTGCTGCACGCCGACCGTGACGGCGCGCTGATCAACCTGATGAACACCACGCCGGACGGCGACTACCAGACCTACAAGGCCAACGACGGCGCGTACGTCCGCGACCACTTCTTCGGCCGCGACCCGCGCACCAAGTCGCTCGTCGAGCCGATGTCGGACGCCGAGATCTGGAAGCTCAAGCGCGGTGGTCACGACTACCGCAAGGTGCACGCCGCCTACGCCGCGGCGACCGCGCACCACGGCCAGCCGACCGTCATCCTGGCGAAGACGATCAAGGGGTACGGCCTGGGCACGCACTTCGCGGGCCGCAACGCCACCCACCAGATGAAGAAGCTCACGCTCGACGACCTCAAGCAGTTCCGCGACGAGCAGCGGATCCCGATCTCGGACAAGCAGCTCGAGGCGGACCCGTACCTGCCGCCGTACTACCACCCCGGTGAGAACGACGACGCGATCCGCTACCTGCGCGACCGTCGCCGCCAGCTGGGCGGGCCGCTGCCGTCGCGGCGCACCACGAGCAAGGCGCTCGTCCTCCCCGGCGACAAGGTCTACGACATCGCCAAGAAGGGGTCGGGCAAGCAGGAGGTCGCCACGACGATGGCGTTCGTCCGGCTGCTCCGCGAGCTGATCAAGGACAAGGAGATCGGCGGCCGGTTCGTGCCGATCATCCCGGACGAGGCCCGTACCTTCGGTATGGACTCGATGTTCCCGAGCCAGAAGATCTACAACCCGAACGGGCAGAACTACACGTCGGTCGACGCCGACCTGATGCTCGCCTACAAGGAGTCCGAGCAGGGCCAGATCCTGCACGAGGGCATCAACGAGGCCGGTTCGGTCGGGTCCTTCACCGCGGCGGGAACCTCCTACGCCACGCACGGCGAGCCGATGATCCCGGTCTACATCTTCTACTCGATGTTCGGGTTCCAGCGGACCGGCGACTCGATCTGGGCCGCCTCGGACCAGATGGCCCGCGGCTTCCTCGTCGGCGCCACCGCCGGCCGGACGACCCTGACCGGTGAGGGCCTGCAGCACAACGACGGGCACTCGCTGCTGCTGGCCGCGACCAACCCGGCGATCGTCGCCTACGACCCGGCGTACTCCTACGAGGTCGCGCACATCATGAAGGACGGCCTGCGCCGCATGGTGGGCGAGGACGCCGAGAACGTCATCTACTACCTGACCGTCTACAACGAGCCCTACGTCCACCCCAAGGAGCCCGAGGGGGTCGACGCCGAGGGCATCCTGCGCGGCCTGCACCGCGTCGAGCAGGCCCCGGAGGGCAACGGTCCGGTCGTGCGGCTGCTCGCCTCCGGCGTCTCGGTCCCGTGGGCGCTGCGGGCCCGGGACATGCTCGCCGACGAGTGGGACGTCCGGGCCGAGGTCTGGTCGGTCACCTCGTGGGGCGAGCTGCGCCGCGACGGCGTCGAGGCCGAGCACCAGAACCTGCTCAAGCCCGGCGACACCCCGGTCGTCCCCTACGTGACGAACAAGCTCGGCGAGGGCGAGCACGGCGAGGCCCCGGTCGTCGCCGTCTCGGACTGGATGCGGGCCGTCCCGGACCAGATCCGCCAGTGGTCCCCGGCGCCGTTCCTCTCGCTCGGCACCGACGGGTTCGGCCTGTCCGACACCCGCCCGGCCGTGCGGCGGCACTTCGCCGTCGACGCCGAGTCGATCGTCGTCGGTGCCCTCTCGGCGCTCGCCGGGCAGGGCCAGATCAAGTCCGAGACCGCGGCCGAGGCCGCGGCCGGCTACAAGATCGACGACCCGCGGGCCGCCGGGCCGCAGACCAGCGACTCCGGCGTCGCCTGA
- a CDS encoding helix-turn-helix domain-containing protein: MSDLQGVETAPGPPRFYSVAQVAAMFGMSPMTVYRAIAAGEFPAVRIRGRLIVPAKVIEAIADLAIAERTVVDASGWVPAPRGSAE, encoded by the coding sequence ATGAGTGATCTTCAAGGAGTGGAGACGGCGCCGGGGCCGCCGAGGTTCTACAGCGTCGCTCAGGTCGCTGCGATGTTCGGGATGTCGCCGATGACCGTGTACCGGGCCATCGCGGCGGGGGAGTTCCCGGCGGTCCGCATCCGCGGCCGGCTGATTGTCCCGGCGAAGGTGATCGAAGCCATCGCCGATCTCGCGATCGCCGAGCGGACCGTCGTCGACGCCTCCGGCTGGGTGCCGGCACCGCGTGGGAGCGCCGAGTGA
- a CDS encoding TIGR02391 family protein, with protein sequence MIPFNEKVKLIRNGEPVGEFDAHVLDGRQISLRPNQDVVDGDIVERTNPAGLLQRFRVVQVDFNNSPFREGLGNQGHLDHTLLKVKLADTLPLTPKPVKPLTIEGLHNAISKAAGSRFAAGQYADAVSAAFKAVEARVKALSPHDLSGKRLMGQTFGTASPHLDVTTAREPRSIQDEREGFNQLFMGSFQGIRDPRAHEEMADTAEEAMEYLGLASLLMRRLDIAEKKR encoded by the coding sequence TTGATCCCGTTCAACGAAAAGGTCAAGCTGATCCGCAACGGCGAGCCTGTCGGGGAATTCGACGCGCACGTCCTCGACGGACGCCAGATCTCACTCCGCCCGAACCAGGACGTCGTGGACGGTGACATCGTCGAGCGGACGAACCCTGCCGGACTGCTTCAGCGATTCCGAGTCGTCCAAGTGGACTTCAACAACTCCCCGTTCCGGGAGGGTCTCGGTAACCAGGGGCACCTCGACCACACCCTACTCAAGGTCAAGTTGGCAGACACCCTGCCGCTGACACCAAAGCCCGTCAAGCCATTGACGATCGAAGGCCTTCACAACGCGATCTCGAAGGCTGCCGGCAGCCGGTTCGCGGCCGGCCAGTATGCGGACGCCGTGTCGGCGGCGTTCAAGGCGGTCGAGGCTCGGGTCAAAGCGCTCAGCCCCCACGACCTTTCGGGCAAGCGACTGATGGGCCAGACCTTCGGTACGGCCTCACCGCACCTCGACGTCACCACGGCGCGTGAGCCCCGCAGCATCCAGGACGAACGAGAGGGCTTCAACCAGCTCTTCATGGGCTCTTTCCAAGGCATCCGGGACCCGCGAGCGCACGAGGAGATGGCCGACACCGCCGAGGAGGCCATGGAGTACCTCGGGCTCGCGAGCCTCCTTATGCGCCGACTGGATATCGCGGAGAAAAAGAGATAA
- a CDS encoding WhiB family transcriptional regulator, producing MVVRDEARRDWRDHAQCAGEEHELFFPAGDFGPAHDRQVARALAVCAGCPVRAACLAWSVEELPYGIAGGRTAEERGRMRRNRRRRVRRGRVVRPRPFRRRIRAAEDGRAELAAGSARTVVAHRYGVSLRTVERWASEARAEIGGGSR from the coding sequence ATGGTAGTCCGAGACGAGGCTCGCCGGGACTGGCGGGACCACGCGCAGTGCGCGGGCGAGGAGCACGAGTTGTTCTTCCCGGCCGGTGACTTCGGCCCGGCCCACGACCGCCAGGTCGCGCGGGCGCTCGCCGTCTGCGCCGGCTGCCCCGTGCGGGCCGCCTGCCTGGCCTGGTCGGTCGAGGAGCTGCCGTACGGCATCGCGGGTGGCCGGACCGCCGAGGAGCGTGGCCGGATGCGGCGGAATCGACGTCGGCGTGTGCGGCGCGGGCGGGTTGTCCGGCCGCGCCCGTTCCGGCGCCGGATCCGAGCGGCGGAGGACGGCCGCGCCGAGCTGGCCGCGGGCAGCGCGCGCACGGTCGTCGCGCACCGGTACGGAGTCTCGCTGCGAACCGTCGAACGGTGGGCGTCCGAGGCCCGGGCCGAGATCGGCGGTGGCTCGCGATGA
- a CDS encoding DUF3052 domain-containing protein has product MVTAADAGASDIAGKLGIEPGQIVQELGYDTDVDEQVRDAVEEITGEELLDEDAQEVIDVVLLWFREGDGDLVDTLVDARTPLADDGVVWVLTPKTGRDGHLQPSEIAEAAPTAGLSQTSNATLGDDWVGSKLVPPKQGKGKR; this is encoded by the coding sequence GTGGTGACCGCGGCTGATGCCGGTGCGTCCGACATCGCGGGGAAGCTCGGCATCGAGCCGGGCCAGATCGTCCAGGAGCTGGGATACGACACCGATGTCGACGAGCAGGTGAGAGACGCCGTCGAGGAGATCACCGGTGAGGAGCTGCTGGACGAGGACGCCCAGGAGGTCATCGACGTCGTCCTCCTCTGGTTCCGTGAGGGTGACGGAGACCTCGTCGACACCCTCGTCGACGCCCGGACCCCACTGGCCGACGACGGCGTGGTCTGGGTGCTGACACCCAAGACCGGCCGGGACGGGCACCTCCAGCCGTCCGAGATCGCCGAGGCGGCCCCCACCGCCGGCCTGTCCCAGACGTCCAACGCGACCCTCGGTGACGACTGGGTGGGCTCGAAGCTCGTCCCGCCGAAGCAGGGCAAGGGCAAGCGCTGA
- a CDS encoding type IV secretory system conjugative DNA transfer family protein, translated as MTTTALILAVLLTTAALVWRRGARGAAFAIALVAVLPAVTLTSGLLTVVSWPGLAVVTVLLAAVGWHRWARTSSTITRWSARARRKASVASTLDVVRHAGTVAVRRRAGTVRPSLSGLRWWAWSRFPTAAVAVELCRSGVQRVWSSIEDVTIIFGGPRTGKTGWLAGRVLDAPGAVLVTSTRTDLYELCAPLRAESGPVYVFNPVGLGDLTSSITFDPLTGCSDPVTASERATDMIAATTRASSGDREFWDGQARRVLAAFLHAAALGGASIRDVLDWVADADRAARDVPALLRKSGVEAFVQDAQQFITTNDRTRSSITSAVMPALGWLTNPAAAASAVPGHGFDVADLLETRATVFLLGAEEAQTGPLVCALTGHIAREARRLAAARPSGRLDPPLTLALDEAALISPVPLDSWTADMGGRGVTILACFQSRAQLLGRWGEHRTATILNNTGAVMVFGGTRDRDDLQFWSTLAGERDEPVTTTDLHGRVASRSVRKVPVLAPAQIANLPAGRVVLIRRGIAPVVGRVRMAWARRDVRGRARRLARVDVVAARASRVDDLRLVRDTVAERVLSRAARRWPDRFADRAARLCDVNAMFRELRRIHRGTPPESTPVEGPRAGNDAGGER; from the coding sequence ATGACCACGACCGCTCTCATCCTCGCCGTCCTGCTGACCACGGCAGCGCTGGTGTGGCGTCGCGGCGCGCGAGGCGCTGCGTTCGCGATCGCACTCGTCGCCGTCCTACCGGCCGTGACCTTGACTTCGGGCCTGTTGACAGTCGTGTCGTGGCCTGGCCTCGCTGTGGTCACAGTGCTGCTCGCGGCCGTCGGTTGGCACCGGTGGGCACGGACCTCGTCGACCATCACCCGATGGTCGGCCCGGGCCCGTCGCAAGGCCAGCGTCGCGTCGACTCTGGACGTCGTCCGCCATGCCGGGACGGTCGCCGTCCGGCGGCGGGCGGGGACGGTCCGTCCGTCACTGTCCGGACTGCGCTGGTGGGCGTGGAGCCGGTTCCCGACCGCGGCCGTCGCGGTCGAGCTGTGCCGCTCTGGCGTCCAGCGGGTGTGGTCGTCCATCGAGGACGTCACCATCATCTTCGGCGGGCCGCGCACCGGGAAGACCGGCTGGCTCGCCGGAAGGGTGCTCGACGCACCGGGAGCCGTTCTGGTCACCAGCACCCGCACCGACCTGTACGAGCTGTGCGCTCCGCTGCGTGCCGAGAGCGGCCCGGTCTACGTCTTCAACCCGGTCGGGCTCGGCGACCTGACGTCGTCCATCACGTTCGATCCGCTGACCGGCTGCTCCGATCCCGTGACGGCCTCGGAGCGGGCGACCGACATGATCGCCGCAACCACCCGCGCCAGTTCCGGGGACCGCGAGTTCTGGGACGGTCAGGCCCGCCGCGTGCTGGCCGCGTTCCTGCACGCCGCCGCGCTCGGTGGCGCGTCGATCCGCGACGTCCTCGACTGGGTCGCCGACGCCGACCGCGCCGCACGGGACGTCCCCGCGCTGCTGCGGAAGTCCGGTGTGGAGGCGTTCGTTCAGGACGCCCAGCAGTTCATCACCACCAACGACCGCACCCGATCGTCGATCACCTCGGCCGTCATGCCGGCCCTCGGCTGGCTGACCAACCCGGCCGCCGCCGCGTCCGCGGTCCCGGGCCACGGGTTCGACGTCGCCGACCTCCTCGAGACCCGGGCGACGGTGTTCCTGCTCGGTGCCGAGGAGGCCCAGACTGGGCCGCTGGTGTGCGCCCTCACTGGGCATATCGCCCGCGAGGCGCGGCGGCTGGCGGCGGCCCGGCCGTCCGGTCGGCTCGACCCGCCGCTGACGCTCGCGCTCGACGAGGCCGCGCTGATCTCCCCGGTGCCGCTCGACTCCTGGACCGCCGACATGGGTGGACGCGGTGTGACGATCCTGGCCTGCTTCCAGTCCCGGGCGCAGCTGCTCGGCCGGTGGGGCGAGCACCGGACGGCGACGATCCTCAACAACACCGGCGCCGTCATGGTGTTCGGCGGTACCCGGGATCGCGACGACCTGCAGTTCTGGTCGACCCTCGCCGGAGAGCGCGACGAACCGGTCACGACGACCGACCTGCACGGCCGTGTCGCTTCCCGCAGCGTCCGGAAGGTTCCGGTCCTCGCCCCGGCCCAGATCGCGAACCTGCCGGCAGGGCGCGTCGTCCTGATTCGGCGCGGGATCGCGCCGGTCGTCGGTCGGGTCCGGATGGCCTGGGCCCGTCGCGACGTGCGAGGCCGCGCCCGTCGCCTCGCCCGTGTCGACGTCGTCGCCGCCCGTGCGAGCCGTGTCGACGACCTGCGCCTGGTGCGCGACACCGTCGCTGAGCGGGTCCTCAGCCGAGCCGCGCGCCGCTGGCCGGACCGGTTCGCCGACCGCGCCGCACGGTTGTGCGACGTCAACGCGATGTTCCGCGAGCTGCGCCGCATCCACCGCGGTACACCCCCTGAGTCGACGCCGGTCGAGGGCCCGCGAGCAGGGAACGACGCCGGAGGTGAGCGATGA
- a CDS encoding peroxiredoxin: MTVAVGSVAPAFELPDQNRTPVSLESVLGSGRSALLVFYPFAFSGICGGELSAVQSSLADFQNSSTQVLAISCDPTFALGAWASSAGFAFPLLSDFWPHGDVASSYGVFNPAKGMAVRGTFLVAADGIVSFAEVNQPGEPRDQDGWRRALSVV; encoded by the coding sequence CTGACCGTCGCCGTCGGGTCGGTGGCGCCGGCCTTCGAGCTCCCCGACCAGAATCGCACTCCGGTGTCGCTGGAGTCGGTCCTGGGATCGGGGCGCTCGGCGCTGCTGGTCTTCTACCCGTTCGCGTTCTCCGGGATCTGCGGCGGGGAGCTCTCCGCCGTGCAGTCCTCGCTCGCGGACTTCCAGAACTCCTCGACGCAGGTGCTGGCGATCTCGTGCGACCCGACGTTCGCGCTGGGAGCGTGGGCGTCGTCGGCGGGGTTCGCGTTCCCGCTGCTGTCGGACTTCTGGCCGCACGGCGACGTGGCGTCGTCCTACGGGGTGTTCAACCCGGCCAAGGGCATGGCGGTGCGGGGGACGTTCCTCGTCGCCGCCGACGGGATCGTCTCGTTCGCCGAGGTGAACCAGCCGGGGGAGCCGCGGGACCAGGACGGGTGGAGACGGGCGCTCTCGGTCGTGTGA
- a CDS encoding GntR family transcriptional regulator yields the protein MAPRGTSRRIAEELRGQIRDGSLRPGSMLPSESQLADVHEVARGTVRSALAHLVEDGLVEVVPGVGRKVVGSADGNEPTSAYARIAADLGERVRKGELGAGAQLPSETMLVEQYRVSRNTVRRAYRVLAESGLVVVRHGSGAFVRDAEG from the coding sequence GTGGCCCCTCGTGGGACGTCCCGTCGGATCGCGGAGGAACTCCGTGGTCAGATCCGCGACGGCAGCCTGCGGCCGGGGAGCATGCTCCCCTCGGAGTCGCAACTCGCCGACGTGCACGAAGTTGCTCGCGGGACCGTACGTAGTGCGCTTGCTCACCTCGTCGAGGACGGTCTAGTGGAAGTCGTCCCGGGCGTCGGCCGCAAGGTTGTTGGGAGCGCGGACGGTAACGAGCCGACGAGTGCTTACGCGCGGATCGCCGCCGATCTCGGCGAGCGTGTGCGAAAAGGCGAGCTCGGTGCCGGTGCGCAGTTGCCGAGCGAAACGATGCTCGTGGAGCAGTATCGGGTCTCCCGGAATACCGTCCGCCGTGCCTACCGTGTACTCGCAGAATCCGGACTGGTTGTTGTTCGACACGGATCCGGGGCGTTTGTACGCGATGCTGAGGGTTAG